ACTCGGACGTACGGTTCGACCTCGCCAGCGGGAGCCCCGGCGCGCTCACCCGCTTCCTGGACGCCGTCCACCCGGGCGTCGTCATCAACTGCGCCGGTGCCACCCGGGGCGGCGCCCGCGACCTGACCCGGCACAACACCGTCGCCGTCGCCACCATCTGCGAAGCCCTGCGGCGCAGCGGCTGCGGGGCGCGCCTCGTGCAGCTCGGCTGCGGCGCGGAGTACGGACCGAGCCAGCCGGGCTCCTCCACGGCCGAGGACGCGGTGCCGCGGCCCGGCGGACCCTACGGCGTCAGCAAGCTGGCGGCCACGGAACTGGTGCTCGGCTCCGGGCTCGACGCCGTCGTCCTGCGCGTCTTCTCGCCCGCGGGGCCCGGCACGCCCGCCGGGTCGCCGCTCGGGCGGCTCGCGGAGGCCATGCGGCGTGCCATGCAGGCGGGGGACGGCGAGCTGAAGCTCGGGGGGCTCGGCGTGCAGCGCGACTTCGTCGACGTACGCGACGTGGCGCGCGCCGTGCACGCCGCCTCGCTCTCCGCGGCGCAGGGAGTCGTGAACATCGGCGCCGGGCGGGCCGTACGACTACGTGACGCGGCCGCCGTCCTGGCCCGCGTCGCGGGGTACGGCGGCGCGCTGCACGAACTCGACCAGGTGCCCGTACGGACATCCATCGGCCACCCTCGCGGCGAATCCGAGCACGGGGGGCCGGCCGCGGCCGCGTACCCCTACCCGGACGGCTGCGGGAGCTGGCAGCAGGCCGACGTCCGCACCGCGCGGGACCGGCTCGGCTGGCGGCCCCGCATCAACCTCGAAGAGTCACTCGCCGACATCTGGATGGAGGCCGCATGCCGCATCTGACCAGGACCACGAGGGGTACCGCGAGCACCGGGATACGCATCGGCTTCGGCATCCCGGGCTTCGCCCACCCCCTGGTCGCCCCCGTCGAATGGTCCGAACTCACCCGCCCGGGCACCCCTTTGAAATGGGTTGTCCTGAATGTCGCCAACGGTCCGGGGGAGCGGCCGGACCCGCACTGCCTGGAGGCGGCGGGCCGACTGCGGAACGCGGGCGTCCGCGTGCTCGGGCACCTGGACGTGACGTACGGCGCGCGCGCCTTCGGAGAGCTGATCTCCGACGCGCACCGCTACCTGGACTGGTACCAGGTCGACGGCTTCTCGCTGGACCGCTGTCCCACCGAGCGCGCCGCGCTCCCGGAGGTGCGCAGGACCGTGGCGACCCTCCGGGCTCTGGTCGGGGACGCGCACATCGTCCTCGGGCACGGGACGCATCCCTATCCCGGGTATGCCGAGACGGCCGATCAGATGGTCACCTTCGCGGGGCCTTGGAGCGATTACCGCTGGTCGCAGGTTGCCGAGTGGACCGCGGAGTACCC
The sequence above is a segment of the Streptomyces sp. Je 1-369 genome. Coding sequences within it:
- a CDS encoding NAD-dependent epimerase/dehydratase family protein, encoding MRVLLIGANGYLGRFVADRLLADPAVQLTALGRGDDSDVRFDLASGSPGALTRFLDAVHPGVVINCAGATRGGARDLTRHNTVAVATICEALRRSGCGARLVQLGCGAEYGPSQPGSSTAEDAVPRPGGPYGVSKLAATELVLGSGLDAVVLRVFSPAGPGTPAGSPLGRLAEAMRRAMQAGDGELKLGGLGVQRDFVDVRDVARAVHAASLSAAQGVVNIGAGRAVRLRDAAAVLARVAGYGGALHELDQVPVRTSIGHPRGESEHGGPAAAAYPYPDGCGSWQQADVRTARDRLGWRPRINLEESLADIWMEAACRI
- a CDS encoding spherulation-specific family 4 protein, with the translated sequence MPHLTRTTRGTASTGIRIGFGIPGFAHPLVAPVEWSELTRPGTPLKWVVLNVANGPGERPDPHCLEAAGRLRNAGVRVLGHLDVTYGARAFGELISDAHRYLDWYQVDGFSLDRCPTERAALPEVRRTVATLRALVGDAHIVLGHGTHPYPGYAETADQMVTFAGPWSDYRWSQVAEWTAEYPPERFCHFVHGMPRGHLEEALRIARWQGASTIYFTDSVDGGGQGDAWQSMPGYWDEIVSRIGTGVSE